A single window of Nocardia sp. NBC_01327 DNA harbors:
- a CDS encoding VOC family protein — protein sequence MTTTAPAGYTAVAPWIVTKDTAALLDFVTAAFEGIELGRVPLEDGSIGHAEIRVGDTVLLAFDQHQDWPDMPSLLRVFVPDADIAFAAALRAGARQVTALSDNAFGQRGARVRDPFGNIWWITALVETVAPEEGMRRLELPVYREQMQFAQETLDAELSGRTHGRASAVAMP from the coding sequence ATGACCACGACTGCCCCCGCCGGCTACACCGCTGTTGCCCCCTGGATCGTCACGAAGGACACGGCTGCGTTGCTCGACTTCGTCACGGCCGCGTTCGAAGGCATCGAATTGGGGAGGGTGCCGCTCGAGGACGGGAGTATCGGGCATGCCGAAATTCGGGTCGGTGATACGGTTCTGCTCGCTTTCGACCAGCATCAGGACTGGCCCGATATGCCGTCGTTGCTGCGGGTGTTCGTCCCCGATGCCGATATCGCGTTCGCCGCCGCTCTTCGAGCCGGTGCTCGCCAGGTGACTGCGTTGTCCGACAATGCTTTCGGCCAGCGTGGCGCCCGTGTTCGTGATCCGTTCGGCAATATCTGGTGGATCACCGCCCTTGTCGAGACGGTCGCTCCGGAGGAGGGGATGCGCCGGCTGGAATTGCCCGTATATCGGGAGCAGATGCAGTTCGCGCAGGAAACCCTCGATGCTGAACTCAGCGGCCGTACCCACGGCCGTGCGAGCGCCGTCGCAATGCCGTAG
- a CDS encoding TetR/AcrR family transcriptional regulator: protein MVADSRKRILDGALDLLRAEEGGSITLESAARQVGLTKPGLMYHFPTKHALMLAVVDHVAARWERLLRERLGRPPQEVSAHERISVYAQVALEAEFDRSDFAIFADAHYHPALTEAWTRHLTPWVSLPDDLPARERATLLAARLLADGYWISAAAGLLTVDEPDRLALRAVLENLLTPIR from the coding sequence ATGGTTGCAGACTCCCGGAAGCGGATCCTCGACGGCGCGCTGGATCTGCTGCGCGCCGAGGAGGGCGGCTCGATCACCCTCGAGTCCGCGGCCCGGCAGGTCGGGCTGACCAAACCGGGTCTGATGTATCACTTCCCGACCAAGCACGCGTTGATGCTGGCCGTGGTCGATCACGTCGCGGCCCGCTGGGAACGGCTGCTGCGGGAGCGGCTCGGCCGCCCGCCGCAGGAGGTATCCGCACACGAGCGGATCAGCGTCTACGCCCAGGTCGCGCTGGAAGCGGAGTTCGATCGCAGCGACTTCGCGATCTTCGCCGATGCGCACTATCACCCGGCCCTCACCGAAGCCTGGACCCGTCACCTCACACCGTGGGTGAGCCTGCCCGACGACCTGCCCGCGCGCGAGCGGGCCACCCTGCTGGCGGCACGGCTGCTGGCCGACGGCTACTGGATCTCCGCGGCCGCGGGCCTGCTCACCGTCGACGAGCCCGACCGCCTCGCACTGCGCGCCGTTCTCGAGAACCTGCTGACCCCGATTCGATGA
- the merB gene encoding organomercurial lyase gives MTTTMQARFDKLTDDLIAKWSSQSGRELLAAGMPIMPYLFEHGPVPVSVADAALPEADRHIGFVKYYSDRHYDVELNENGDIIGAGISLAPTADHISELYGKRYYNWCMGDVIMFPLVFGVDAPAETICPVTGEKITFTVSSTGLDNLSHPDAHMSLAPATGGEIRHVFCNHVNLYATGEAADIAAAADPTIAVAPAQHGWAAIKRLVDDIEM, from the coding sequence ATGACCACCACCATGCAGGCCCGCTTCGACAAGCTCACCGACGATCTCATCGCCAAATGGTCCTCACAATCCGGCCGTGAACTCCTCGCCGCCGGAATGCCGATCATGCCTTACCTTTTCGAGCACGGGCCGGTACCGGTCAGCGTCGCCGATGCCGCGCTTCCGGAAGCCGACCGGCACATCGGCTTCGTGAAGTACTACTCCGACCGCCACTACGATGTCGAACTGAACGAGAACGGCGACATCATCGGCGCGGGAATCTCCTTGGCCCCCACCGCCGATCACATCAGCGAGCTCTACGGCAAGCGCTACTACAACTGGTGCATGGGCGATGTGATCATGTTCCCCCTCGTCTTCGGCGTCGACGCCCCCGCGGAAACGATCTGCCCGGTCACCGGGGAGAAGATCACCTTCACCGTCAGCTCGACCGGCCTGGACAACCTTTCGCACCCCGATGCCCATATGTCCCTGGCGCCGGCGACCGGCGGGGAGATCCGCCACGTCTTCTGCAACCACGTCAACCTCTACGCCACCGGCGAGGCCGCCGACATCGCCGCGGCCGCCGATCCCACCATCGCCGTCGCCCCCGCCCAGCACGGATGGGCCGCGATCAAACGACTCGTCGACGACATCGAGATGTAG